In Acinetobacter sp. WCHAc010034, a genomic segment contains:
- a CDS encoding dihydroorotase, with protein MTIVKIENVRVLDPIQKTDSVQTVYIENGKLIAETAHASEVIDGQGKWLMPTMVDLCARLREPGQQQHGTLKSEGKAARENGILHIFTPPDSQPIVQDNGALIHGLVEKAMLDGGIYLQVIGAQTQGLLGKQPANMAGLKKGGCTAVSNANEPFMDDDVVLRTLEYAAGLDMTVVFYAEEPQIAKDGCVHEGFVASRQGLPMIPALAETIAIAKYLLMVEVSGVRAHFGLLSCGASVELIKAAKAKGLPVTADVAMHQLHLTDQLIDGFNSLAHVRPPLRSAADRDLLRQGVKDGIIDAISTHHEPLSSSAKMAPFAETQPGFTAFDTYVPFGIQLIDEGLFEPLQWVEKVTAAPARVANMYARWVEEAGWALVDPALEWTVSKDSIVSNGKNTPLINQTVKGKVLKTFAA; from the coding sequence ATGACTATTGTAAAAATTGAAAATGTGCGTGTCTTGGACCCAATCCAGAAAACTGACAGCGTGCAGACGGTTTATATTGAAAACGGCAAGCTGATTGCTGAAACAGCCCATGCTTCAGAAGTGATTGACGGCCAAGGCAAATGGCTGATGCCGACCATGGTGGATCTGTGCGCGCGCCTGCGTGAGCCGGGCCAGCAGCAGCATGGCACGCTGAAGTCTGAAGGCAAAGCTGCCCGTGAAAACGGCATTCTGCATATCTTTACGCCGCCGGATTCACAGCCGATTGTGCAGGACAATGGCGCCTTAATTCACGGCCTGGTTGAAAAAGCCATGCTGGACGGCGGCATTTATCTGCAGGTGATCGGCGCGCAAACCCAAGGCCTGCTCGGCAAGCAGCCGGCGAATATGGCGGGCCTGAAAAAAGGCGGCTGTACTGCGGTTTCCAATGCTAATGAGCCATTTATGGATGATGATGTGGTGCTCCGCACATTGGAATACGCCGCTGGCCTGGACATGACGGTGGTGTTCTATGCGGAAGAGCCGCAGATTGCCAAAGACGGCTGCGTGCATGAAGGCTTTGTGGCGTCGCGTCAGGGCCTGCCGATGATTCCAGCTTTAGCTGAAACTATCGCCATTGCCAAATACCTGCTGATGGTTGAAGTTAGCGGCGTGCGCGCGCACTTTGGCTTGTTGTCCTGCGGCGCGTCTGTTGAATTGATTAAGGCTGCTAAGGCGAAAGGCTTGCCGGTCACTGCGGATGTCGCCATGCATCAGCTGCATTTAACTGACCAGCTGATTGACGGCTTTAACTCGCTGGCGCATGTGCGCCCGCCGCTGCGTTCAGCAGCAGACCGCGACTTGTTGCGCCAAGGTGTAAAAGACGGCATTATTGATGCCATCAGCACGCATCATGAGCCATTAAGCAGCTCTGCCAAAATGGCGCCGTTTGCTGAAACGCAGCCGGGCTTTACCGCATTTGACACCTATGTGCCGTTTGGCATTCAGCTGATTGATGAAGGCCTGTTTGAACCGCTGCAATGGGTTGAGAAAGTGACTGCTGCGCCGGCGCGCGTTGCCAATATGTATGCGCGCTGGGTGGAAGAAGCCGGCTGGGCGCTGGTTGACCCTGCACTGGAATGGACGGTGAGCAAAGACAGCATTGTTTCAAACGGCAAAAATACCCCGCTGATTAATCAAACGGTAAAAGGCAAGGTGCTTAAAACCTTCGCCGCTTAG
- the trmB gene encoding tRNA (guanosine(46)-N7)-methyltransferase TrmB: MSNDQLDQQVVELDNLSEQREIVTFMRRSTPLNTSQRTALEQYGHLILEYPVGDLRQHFEHPERPLTVEIGFGMGRSLVLMAKANPERNFVGIEVHVPGIAQCVYEAGMSELKNLRLLDADAIKVLREMPDSSIDTIQLYFPDPWQKKRHFKRRFVSHDRMPLVEQKLAMGGTFHSATDWEPYAEWMLDVLDNRPNLENLAGKGNSYPRPEWRPQTKFERRGLEEGHKINDFIFKKIG, encoded by the coding sequence ATGTCGAACGATCAATTAGACCAGCAAGTCGTAGAGCTGGACAACTTAAGCGAGCAGCGTGAAATTGTGACGTTTATGCGCCGCTCAACGCCGTTGAACACTTCTCAACGCACTGCGCTTGAACAATATGGTCACTTAATTTTGGAATACCCGGTTGGCGACCTGCGCCAGCATTTTGAACACCCAGAACGCCCTTTAACGGTAGAAATCGGTTTCGGCATGGGCCGCTCGCTGGTGCTGATGGCGAAAGCAAACCCAGAACGCAACTTTGTCGGCATTGAAGTGCATGTGCCGGGCATTGCGCAGTGCGTATATGAAGCCGGCATGTCTGAATTGAAAAACCTGCGCCTGCTGGACGCCGATGCGATTAAAGTGCTGCGTGAAATGCCGGACAGCAGCATTGATACCATTCAGCTGTATTTCCCGGACCCCTGGCAGAAAAAGCGCCATTTCAAGCGCCGCTTTGTATCTCATGACCGCATGCCGCTGGTTGAGCAGAAATTGGCAATGGGCGGCACGTTCCACTCAGCCACTGACTGGGAACCGTATGCGGAATGGATGCTGGATGTGCTGGACAACCGTCCAAATCTGGAAAATCTGGCAGGCAAAGGCAACAGCTACCCGCGTCCAGAATGGCGCCCGCAAACCAAGTTTGAACGCCGCGGACTGGAAGAAGGCCATAAAATTAATGACTTCATCTTCAAGAAAATCGGCTAA
- a CDS encoding GMC family oxidoreductase, with the protein MQNKFDYIVIGGGSAGCVLAGRLTEDPNVSVCLLEAGGSGDSWTVNVPAAAVVSLPTRINNWAFETVPQAGLNGRKGYQPRGKGLGGSSNINAMIYIRGNRADYDRWAALGNAGWSYQEVLPYFIKSENNQRIQNEYHGNAGPLSVTDVRSDNALHRRYLAAARAEGYKILDDFNGAEQEGLGVYQVTHINGERCSAARAYLQPHLHRPNLTVLTHAVTQKILIENKTAVGVEVPHAGQIRQLLAAKEVLLCAGALQSPQILMLSGIGDTAELKAHGIDSVHHLPGVGKNFHDHPDFIFGYSVNDIQGTFGVSLSGSLDLLKQIKRYRSERRGMIASNFAECGGFLKSDPSLEIPNLQLHFVVALVDDHARKFHASHGISCHVCLLNPRSRGSIQLSGAKISDPLKIDPNFFADERDVEDLVQGFKLTQKLMHSPALSEICRQDLFTAQVRSDDDIRRILRERADTVYHPVGSCKMGIDDMAVVDPQLRVYGVRNLRVVDASIMPAVVSGNTNAPVIMIAEKAADLIRRACRQRQVA; encoded by the coding sequence ATGCAGAATAAGTTTGATTATATTGTCATTGGTGGCGGCAGCGCCGGCTGTGTGCTGGCCGGACGCCTGACAGAAGATCCGAATGTGTCGGTCTGCCTATTGGAGGCCGGCGGCAGCGGAGACAGCTGGACTGTTAATGTTCCGGCAGCGGCGGTGGTCAGCCTGCCGACCCGAATCAATAACTGGGCCTTTGAAACTGTGCCGCAGGCGGGCCTGAATGGGCGCAAAGGCTATCAGCCGCGCGGCAAAGGCTTAGGCGGCTCGTCCAATATCAATGCCATGATTTACATCCGCGGCAACCGCGCCGACTATGACCGCTGGGCTGCGCTAGGCAATGCGGGCTGGTCATATCAGGAGGTGCTGCCTTATTTTATTAAGTCTGAAAATAACCAGCGCATACAGAATGAATATCACGGCAATGCCGGGCCGCTTTCGGTTACGGATGTGCGTTCAGACAATGCGCTGCATCGGCGCTATCTCGCTGCAGCGCGGGCGGAAGGCTATAAAATACTGGATGACTTTAATGGCGCAGAGCAGGAAGGCCTAGGGGTTTATCAAGTCACGCATATCAACGGCGAACGCTGCAGCGCGGCCCGCGCTTATCTGCAGCCGCATCTGCACCGGCCGAATTTAACCGTGCTGACCCATGCCGTGACGCAGAAAATTCTGATTGAAAACAAAACCGCGGTCGGCGTGGAAGTGCCGCATGCAGGGCAGATCCGGCAGCTGCTGGCCGCAAAAGAGGTGCTGCTCTGCGCCGGCGCGCTTCAGTCGCCGCAAATCCTGATGCTGTCTGGCATTGGCGATACTGCTGAACTGAAGGCGCACGGCATAGACAGCGTACACCATCTGCCGGGCGTCGGAAAAAACTTCCATGATCATCCGGACTTCATTTTTGGCTATAGCGTCAATGATATTCAGGGCACATTCGGCGTCTCTCTTTCAGGTTCGCTGGACTTGCTGAAGCAGATCAAGCGCTACCGCAGCGAACGGCGCGGCATGATTGCATCAAATTTTGCCGAATGCGGCGGCTTTTTAAAAAGCGATCCATCGCTGGAGATTCCCAATCTGCAGCTGCATTTTGTGGTGGCGCTGGTGGATGACCATGCGCGGAAATTCCATGCCAGCCACGGCATTTCCTGCCATGTTTGCCTGCTGAACCCGCGCAGCCGCGGCTCCATTCAGCTCAGCGGCGCAAAGATCAGCGATCCGCTGAAAATTGATCCTAACTTTTTTGCCGATGAGCGAGATGTGGAAGACTTGGTGCAGGGCTTCAAGCTGACGCAGAAGTTGATGCATTCGCCGGCGCTGTCTGAAATCTGCAGGCAGGATCTATTCACCGCGCAGGTTCGCAGCGATGACGATATCCGCCGGATTCTGCGCGAGCGCGCAGACACGGTTTATCATCCTGTAGGCAGCTGCAAAATGGGCATTGATGACATGGCGGTGGTTGACCCGCAGCTCAGGGTCTATGGCGTGCGGAATTTGCGCGTGGTGGATGCTTCGATTATGCCTGCGGTGGTCAGCGGCAACACCAATGCGCCGGTGATTATGATTGCGGAAAAAGCTGCCGATTTGATCCGCCGCGCCTGCAGGCAGCGGCAAGTGGCCTGA
- a CDS encoding coniferyl aldehyde dehydrogenase, with the protein MTAEQQLFDEKDSFDAAGLALQQAFQQQKQAFKAQSYPGFEQRRQHLQALYQLVAQHQDEIAAAISRDFSNRSADETRLFEVMTSLNGIKHSLKHLRKWMKPSKREVGILFQPASAYVMYQPLGVVGIIVPWNYPLFLAVGPLAQALAAGNSVMLKMSEFTPEFSALFKKLIAVEFAESHVSVITGDAQIAQKFTQLPFDHLLFTGATAIARHVLHAAADNLTPVTLELGGKSPVIVAQDADLKESARRVAFGKTMNAGQTCVAPDYALVHRSQQDAFIQAYFEVIQQFYPDSIRDNPDYTAIVSERQFERLQHYLIDAQQKGAQLIQIEAAPDGRRMPHAAVTNVSDDMALMQNEIFGPILPIVCYEQIDEAIAYINARERPLALYYFGYNKAEQQKVLQETHSGGVCLNETLMTAGMEDLPFGGIGASGMGHYHGHEGFKTFSHAKSVFVRPKFSLMRLIYPPYGTLIQMWIYRLFLR; encoded by the coding sequence ATGACGGCGGAACAGCAGCTTTTTGATGAGAAAGACAGCTTTGACGCGGCAGGCTTAGCGCTTCAGCAGGCTTTTCAGCAGCAGAAGCAGGCGTTCAAGGCGCAAAGCTATCCCGGTTTTGAACAGCGCAGGCAGCATTTGCAAGCCCTGTATCAGCTGGTGGCGCAGCATCAGGATGAAATCGCCGCAGCCATCAGCCGCGACTTCTCCAACCGCAGCGCAGATGAAACCCGGCTGTTTGAGGTGATGACCAGCCTGAACGGCATCAAGCACAGCCTGAAGCATTTAAGAAAATGGATGAAGCCGAGCAAGCGCGAAGTCGGCATCCTGTTTCAGCCCGCCAGCGCCTATGTCATGTATCAGCCCTTGGGCGTAGTCGGCATTATTGTGCCGTGGAATTACCCGCTGTTCTTAGCAGTCGGGCCATTGGCGCAGGCGCTGGCTGCCGGCAACAGCGTTATGCTGAAAATGAGCGAATTTACCCCGGAGTTTTCAGCCTTATTTAAGAAGCTGATAGCCGTTGAATTTGCAGAAAGTCATGTCAGTGTCATTACAGGCGATGCACAAATTGCCCAGAAGTTTACCCAGCTGCCGTTTGACCACCTGCTGTTTACTGGAGCAACCGCAATCGCGCGCCATGTGCTGCATGCGGCGGCGGATAACTTAACCCCCGTAACTTTGGAGCTGGGCGGCAAATCTCCGGTCATTGTTGCGCAGGATGCAGACCTGAAGGAAAGCGCGCGCCGTGTCGCTTTCGGCAAAACCATGAATGCCGGCCAGACCTGTGTTGCGCCTGACTATGCGCTGGTGCACCGCAGCCAGCAGGATGCCTTCATCCAAGCCTATTTTGAAGTCATTCAGCAGTTTTATCCCGACAGCATCCGTGACAATCCGGACTATACCGCGATTGTCAGCGAGCGCCAGTTTGAACGCCTGCAGCATTACCTGATTGATGCGCAGCAAAAGGGAGCGCAGCTGATTCAGATCGAAGCTGCGCCGGACGGGCGCCGCATGCCGCATGCTGCCGTTACCAATGTCAGCGATGATATGGCGCTGATGCAGAATGAAATCTTTGGGCCAATTCTGCCGATTGTCTGCTATGAGCAGATTGATGAGGCGATTGCCTACATCAATGCGCGTGAACGGCCTTTAGCGCTGTATTATTTCGGCTATAACAAGGCGGAACAGCAGAAAGTCCTGCAGGAAACCCATAGCGGCGGGGTGTGCCTGAATGAAACCCTGATGACCGCAGGCATGGAAGATCTGCCGTTTGGCGGCATTGGTGCTTCTGGCATGGGGCATTATCACGGCCATGAAGGCTTTAAAACCTTCAGCCATGCCAAGTCTGTTTTTGTCCGGCCCAAATTCAGCTTAATGAGGCTGATTTATCCGCCATACGGCACATTGATTCAAATGTGGATTTACCGGCTGTTTTTGCGTTAA
- a CDS encoding glutathione binding-like protein translates to MKLYYSPGACSLASHIILNEINVDFDLVRVDLKTHKTEKGADYYEINPKGYVPALEINPGLILTENVAILPFLAQHDPKQDLIPPSGLGRAKVLEWLGYLNSELHDAYSVFFGGPLSAEAKEKAYAEIDRLLSYIEKSIGESDNGYLVDDNFGPADAYLFVLTNWSKGIGHDLTPYKNIIALRHKIAERQSVQIAMRDEGLIP, encoded by the coding sequence ATGAAGCTATATTATTCTCCGGGCGCATGCTCTTTAGCGTCGCATATTATTTTAAATGAAATTAATGTTGATTTTGATTTGGTTCGCGTTGACCTAAAAACACATAAAACAGAAAAAGGCGCAGATTATTACGAAATTAATCCTAAAGGCTATGTGCCGGCGCTGGAAATCAATCCAGGCTTGATCCTTACTGAAAACGTGGCGATTCTGCCGTTTCTTGCCCAGCATGATCCGAAACAGGACTTAATTCCGCCTTCAGGCTTGGGCCGCGCCAAGGTGCTGGAATGGCTGGGCTATCTGAATTCTGAACTGCATGACGCTTATTCGGTGTTCTTTGGCGGGCCGCTCAGCGCAGAGGCGAAGGAAAAAGCCTATGCGGAGATTGACCGCTTGCTCAGCTATATTGAGAAAAGCATCGGCGAATCAGACAACGGTTATCTGGTGGATGACAACTTTGGCCCGGCGGATGCATATTTATTTGTGCTGACCAACTGGTCGAAGGGCATTGGCCATGACTTGACGCCGTATAAGAATATCATTGCTTTGCGCCATAAAATTGCAGAACGCCAGTCGGTGCAGATTGCAATGCGCGACGAAGGCTTAATTCCTTAA
- a CDS encoding Rossmann-like and DUF2520 domain-containing protein, whose protein sequence is MRISFIGAGRVAHHLAHALKQQHQIVNIFSQGHIHAQQLADAVGAAAVQSFTELSADIDLLLIAVSDSAIAQVIQAVHPQLPKTLIAHTSGSTDIAKLAEAHSRAGVFYPLQTFSLERGIDWGSTPVFTEAAAPADLELLTELANSLSSRVYQYSSAQRLSLHLAAVYACNFANYCYDMAKQITDEKQADFSLLYPLILETAQKALKADPKDTQTGPAMRGDHNIIAMHTRMLQQQQRTDLQQVYSLFSEQILSRHQQP, encoded by the coding sequence ATGCGGATCAGTTTTATCGGCGCCGGACGGGTGGCGCATCATTTGGCGCATGCGCTGAAGCAGCAGCATCAGATCGTCAATATTTTCAGTCAGGGCCATATTCATGCGCAGCAGCTGGCGGATGCCGTTGGCGCAGCAGCGGTGCAGTCTTTCACTGAATTAAGCGCTGATATTGATCTGCTGCTGATTGCGGTCAGTGACAGCGCCATTGCGCAGGTTATTCAGGCGGTGCATCCGCAGCTGCCGAAGACCTTAATTGCGCATACCTCGGGCAGCACCGATATCGCTAAGCTTGCGGAAGCGCATAGCCGGGCGGGCGTATTTTACCCTTTGCAGACCTTCAGCCTGGAGCGCGGGATAGACTGGGGCAGCACGCCGGTTTTTACCGAAGCTGCAGCGCCCGCTGATTTAGAACTGCTGACCGAGCTGGCAAATAGCCTAAGCAGTAGGGTCTATCAATATTCTTCGGCGCAGCGCCTCAGCCTGCATTTGGCTGCCGTCTACGCCTGCAATTTCGCCAACTATTGCTATGACATGGCCAAGCAGATTACGGATGAAAAACAGGCCGATTTCAGCCTGCTGTATCCCTTAATTCTGGAAACGGCGCAAAAAGCGCTTAAGGCTGACCCGAAAGACACGCAGACCGGGCCTGCCATGCGCGGCGACCATAACATTATTGCCATGCATACCCGGATGTTGCAGCAACAGCAGCGGACAGACCTGCAGCAGGTTTATTCGCTGTTCAGCGAGCAGATTTTAAGCCGGCATCAGCAGCCGTGA
- a CDS encoding ExeM/NucH family extracellular endonuclease, translating into MKAFNPKFLTACVLLGGCSFPVYAEIMFSQYIDGASNQKGLEIYNPDGKTVDLSGYSILQYSNGASDKPSGTFALAGNLGPKQKIIVGRSELQAALAGYADKMQFLQRGVSFNGDDALILKKGDKAVDRFGQLGADPGDGWGTAEFNSAKNSLTRIQASNDAGSVNPADPFNLESQWTKWSDRSAYSENLFNGGGSQPVPESISCSSGTTAIADLHSAALDQPYAVRGVITADFRYSNGFNGFFIQTADSKAKAGVNNAIFVYIPASSAVKGGKLGDEVILKGTLSNYKNQLQLQDLSTEVVSCQDNALSLVQPLAVNLPFDSLSAPAGHAPKRYQGMLVKLPQKLTVSENYEYGRFGSVVLTPERHYIPTNLYPAKSAEALALAKQNMLSKIVLDDGYNNQNRTPWLPQNFSAANTLRTGYDLQNVQGILEYRYDQWRIQPRPSLDQPAVSAEKNPRAALPAKDAKQIRVAAFNVLNYDNGAEKGFPTARGASTAAEFDRQHRKIVSALKAMDADVVALMEIANNGYGENSAIANLTKALGRDWKYVAPAKDQLGSDAIAVAVIYNSRRVTPVGSPAVYDDESKMNRVTFLQSFKPAGGGKLFTVIPNHLKSKGSCPKDKASPDADQGDGQGCWNDLRTKSVAKLMQWAAKEQAALKQNANFLLLGDMNSYAKEDPILALEQASYKVLLNDEKVGQGKTAYSYVFGVASNAEGHGGSGNLDHAIADANLYPMVKRAFAWHINADEPTALDYNDEYKTDEQKVLFFKDDPYRSSDHDPVIVDLALNDAAVQPPQDSEKSVGGSMGLFGMLSMLGLAVFAQVRRRKAVQPD; encoded by the coding sequence ATGAAGGCGTTCAATCCAAAATTCTTAACCGCATGCGTGCTGCTGGGCGGCTGCTCATTTCCTGTATATGCTGAAATCATGTTCAGCCAGTATATTGACGGGGCATCCAATCAGAAAGGACTGGAAATTTATAACCCGGACGGCAAAACTGTAGACTTATCCGGCTACAGCATTCTGCAATACAGCAATGGCGCTTCAGACAAGCCCAGCGGCACATTTGCGCTGGCGGGAAACTTAGGGCCAAAGCAGAAAATTATTGTCGGGCGCTCAGAGCTGCAGGCAGCCTTGGCGGGCTATGCGGATAAAATGCAGTTTCTGCAGAGGGGCGTGTCTTTTAATGGCGATGATGCCTTAATTTTAAAGAAGGGCGATAAAGCAGTAGACCGCTTTGGCCAATTGGGCGCAGATCCAGGCGATGGCTGGGGTACAGCAGAATTCAACAGCGCCAAGAACAGCCTGACGCGGATTCAGGCCAGCAATGACGCAGGCAGCGTCAACCCTGCAGATCCCTTCAATTTAGAAAGCCAATGGACAAAATGGTCTGACCGCAGCGCTTACAGTGAAAACCTGTTCAATGGCGGCGGCAGCCAGCCGGTGCCGGAAAGCATCAGCTGCAGTTCAGGCACCACAGCCATTGCCGACCTGCACAGCGCAGCGTTGGATCAGCCCTATGCAGTGCGCGGCGTGATTACCGCGGACTTCCGCTATAGCAATGGCTTTAATGGCTTCTTCATTCAGACTGCGGACAGCAAGGCCAAGGCTGGCGTGAATAATGCAATTTTTGTGTATATTCCGGCCAGCAGCGCGGTTAAAGGCGGCAAGCTGGGCGATGAAGTTATTTTAAAAGGCACGCTCAGCAATTACAAAAACCAGCTGCAGCTGCAGGACTTAAGCACCGAAGTGGTGTCCTGTCAGGACAACGCGTTGTCTTTGGTGCAGCCGCTGGCAGTGAATTTGCCCTTTGATAGCTTAAGCGCTCCCGCCGGCCATGCGCCGAAACGCTATCAGGGCATGCTGGTTAAGCTGCCGCAGAAGCTGACCGTCAGTGAAAATTATGAATATGGCCGCTTTGGCTCAGTGGTGCTTACGCCGGAACGCCATTACATTCCGACCAATCTCTATCCGGCGAAATCTGCAGAAGCGCTGGCTTTGGCCAAGCAAAACATGCTGTCCAAAATTGTGCTGGATGACGGCTATAACAATCAGAACCGGACGCCGTGGCTGCCGCAGAATTTCAGCGCCGCCAATACCCTGCGTACAGGCTATGACCTGCAGAATGTGCAGGGGATTCTGGAATACCGTTATGATCAATGGCGGATTCAGCCCCGCCCGAGTTTAGATCAGCCTGCAGTAAGTGCGGAAAAGAACCCGCGGGCTGCGCTGCCGGCGAAAGACGCCAAGCAAATCCGCGTGGCGGCTTTCAATGTGCTGAATTATGACAATGGCGCGGAAAAAGGCTTTCCCACAGCGCGCGGCGCAAGCACTGCAGCTGAGTTTGACAGGCAGCACAGAAAAATTGTCAGCGCTTTAAAAGCGATGGATGCCGATGTGGTGGCGCTGATGGAAATCGCCAATAACGGCTATGGGGAAAACAGCGCGATTGCCAATTTGACCAAAGCCTTGGGCCGTGACTGGAAATATGTTGCGCCTGCAAAAGATCAATTGGGCAGTGACGCGATTGCCGTTGCGGTGATTTACAACAGCAGGCGCGTGACGCCAGTGGGCAGCCCGGCGGTATATGATGATGAAAGCAAGATGAACCGCGTCACCTTCCTGCAAAGCTTTAAGCCGGCGGGCGGCGGCAAGCTGTTTACGGTCATTCCCAACCATCTGAAATCCAAAGGCAGCTGCCCTAAAGATAAGGCTTCGCCGGATGCCGATCAGGGTGACGGCCAAGGCTGCTGGAATGACCTGCGCACCAAGTCGGTTGCCAAGCTGATGCAGTGGGCCGCCAAAGAGCAGGCCGCGTTAAAGCAGAATGCAAACTTCCTGCTGCTGGGCGACATGAACAGCTATGCCAAAGAAGACCCGATTCTCGCGTTGGAACAGGCCAGCTATAAAGTGCTTTTGAATGATGAAAAAGTCGGCCAGGGCAAAACGGCGTACAGCTATGTGTTCGGTGTGGCCAGCAATGCGGAAGGCCATGGCGGCTCAGGCAATCTGGATCACGCCATTGCCGATGCGAACCTCTACCCGATGGTGAAGCGCGCCTTTGCATGGCACATTAACGCGGATGAGCCGACGGCGCTGGACTACAACGATGAATATAAAACTGATGAGCAGAAAGTCTTATTCTTTAAGGATGATCCGTACCGCTCCTCTGACCATGACCCGGTTATTGTCGATTTAGCGCTGAATGACGCAGCTGTGCAGCCGCCGCAGGACAGCGAGAAAAGCGTCGGAGGCAGCATGGGGCTGTTCGGCATGCTGAGCATGCTGGGGCTGGCGGTTTTTGCTCAGGTTCGGCGCCGCAAGGCTGTCCAGCCGGACTGA
- a CDS encoding SAM-dependent methyltransferase: MAKDFSSQQVVDGYDQHIRKLIPGYEVVHQQILALLKAHLPERANILIIGAGTGYELGYLLQHFPDCSFTVTELSQAMLDKAQRYAAPWNAADRVDFILGQHTQFSGQTKFDAVLSILVTHFVPFEQKLEFMQGARQCLNAEGIFMTFDLMQFKSELEAGALKQICELNGLSEKQTQAMLHRMRDDFFALNDLQTLEHLQQAGFGKAERFSQILCYQGFIAHE, encoded by the coding sequence TTGGCTAAGGATTTCAGCAGTCAGCAGGTGGTGGATGGCTACGACCAGCACATCAGAAAATTAATTCCCGGCTATGAAGTGGTGCATCAGCAGATTTTGGCGCTGCTGAAAGCGCATTTGCCTGAGCGCGCCAATATTCTGATTATCGGCGCAGGCACAGGCTATGAGCTGGGCTATCTGCTGCAGCATTTTCCAGACTGCAGCTTTACCGTCACGGAGCTTTCACAGGCCATGCTGGACAAAGCTCAGCGCTATGCCGCGCCGTGGAATGCCGCGGACCGCGTGGACTTCATCTTGGGGCAGCATACGCAGTTCAGCGGCCAGACAAAATTTGACGCGGTTCTATCCATTCTGGTCACGCATTTTGTGCCTTTTGAACAGAAACTGGAATTCATGCAGGGCGCCCGCCAGTGCCTGAATGCTGAGGGGATTTTTATGACCTTCGATTTAATGCAGTTTAAATCTGAATTGGAAGCCGGTGCCTTAAAGCAGATATGCGAGCTGAATGGCTTATCTGAAAAGCAGACCCAAGCCATGCTGCATAGAATGCGTGATGATTTTTTTGCGTTAAATGACCTGCAAACCTTGGAGCATCTGCAGCAGGCGGGTTTTGGCAAGGCGGAGCGCTTTAGCCAGATTTTGTGCTATCAAGGCTTTATTGCCCATGAATAA
- a CDS encoding sensor histidine kinase, producing the protein MQNITFCFYSVAGCLSAWHFAHKPFPRIQKALFMFLGAAAVCIGLAPADKVSAVMQLFFAAAVLIFIAKCVSYPVIAYKSKLPETYLLAVMYFIYLPIAVNDAQFMMTMEGRPLSPYAGPFTTMAVGAILALRLARNTRQIERFNRTLAENVTQAKQELTASLGQQHKLALENARLQERIHLSHDLHDGLGGSIVRSIIMLEQNDKKVDKPQVLSILKMLRSDLRQVVDSGSSLSSKVPDTPVEWGAPMRHRFAQLFEEIDIRSQWHFEQAWQILPTALQCLTLTRVAEEALTNILKHSEASEVRVALTAADSHELVLRIQDNGVGFDPQTVEAGLHVGLQSMQARISRLGGIFSISSAAGHTAIQVILPLKPGL; encoded by the coding sequence ATGCAGAATATCACCTTCTGCTTTTATAGTGTTGCGGGCTGTTTAAGCGCATGGCACTTTGCACATAAACCGTTTCCGCGCATTCAAAAAGCGCTCTTTATGTTTTTAGGCGCAGCGGCCGTCTGCATTGGCTTGGCGCCGGCGGATAAAGTCAGCGCAGTGATGCAGCTGTTCTTTGCAGCAGCTGTCCTCATCTTTATCGCCAAATGCGTGAGCTATCCTGTAATTGCCTATAAATCAAAACTTCCGGAAACCTATTTGCTGGCGGTGATGTATTTCATCTATCTGCCGATTGCCGTCAATGACGCGCAGTTCATGATGACCATGGAAGGGCGCCCGCTGTCCCCCTATGCAGGGCCGTTTACCACTATGGCGGTTGGCGCCATTCTGGCGTTGCGCTTAGCCCGCAATACCCGGCAAATTGAGCGCTTCAACAGGACACTTGCGGAAAATGTCACGCAAGCCAAACAGGAGCTGACTGCATCATTAGGGCAGCAGCATAAGCTTGCGCTTGAAAATGCGCGCCTGCAGGAACGCATCCATTTATCGCACGATTTGCATGATGGCTTGGGCGGATCGATTGTCCGCTCCATCATCATGCTGGAACAGAATGATAAAAAAGTCGATAAGCCGCAAGTTTTATCAATTTTAAAAATGCTGCGCAGCGATTTGCGCCAAGTGGTTGATTCAGGCTCAAGCCTATCCTCCAAAGTGCCTGATACCCCTGTGGAATGGGGCGCGCCGATGCGCCATAGATTTGCGCAGCTGTTTGAGGAAATAGACATCCGTTCGCAATGGCATTTTGAACAGGCTTGGCAGATCTTGCCGACTGCGCTGCAATGCCTGACGCTGACCCGCGTTGCAGAAGAAGCGCTGACCAATATCCTGAAGCACAGTGAAGCCTCTGAAGTGAGGGTTGCTTTGACCGCAGCGGACAGCCATGAACTGGTCTTGCGCATTCAGGACAATGGCGTTGGCTTTGATCCGCAAACCGTAGAGGCCGGCCTGCATGTAGGACTGCAAAGCATGCAGGCGCGGATCAGCCGCCTAGGCGGCATTTTCAGCATTTCTTCCGCTGCCGGCCATACGGCCATTCAGGTCATTTTGCCACTCAAGCCGGGTCTATAG